A genomic window from Methylorubrum extorquens includes:
- a CDS encoding class I SAM-dependent methyltransferase: MTPVRDPVRFIREHTALRPVPHAPEIVLHVADEATALWQKTEDELEAIGLPPPFWAFAWAGGQALARYILDNPATVAGRRVVDFASGSGLVAIAAAMAGAAHVTASDLDPFALHAIPLNAAANGVADRITADGSDLIGTDAACVLAADIFYERDLAAAVGGWLGDLHGRGRTVLIGDPGRSYLPRERLMPLVTYEVPVTRSLEDAEIKRSSVWRFA, encoded by the coding sequence GTGACGCCCGTTCGCGATCCCGTCCGCTTCATCCGCGAACACACGGCCCTGCGCCCGGTGCCGCATGCCCCCGAGATCGTCCTGCACGTCGCCGACGAGGCGACCGCGCTGTGGCAGAAGACCGAGGACGAGTTGGAGGCGATCGGCTTGCCGCCGCCATTCTGGGCCTTCGCCTGGGCCGGGGGACAGGCGCTCGCCCGCTACATCCTCGACAACCCCGCCACCGTGGCGGGGCGGCGGGTGGTCGATTTCGCCTCGGGCTCCGGGCTCGTTGCCATCGCCGCCGCGATGGCCGGCGCGGCCCACGTCACCGCGAGCGACCTCGACCCCTTCGCGCTCCACGCGATCCCGCTCAACGCGGCGGCCAACGGGGTGGCGGACCGCATTACGGCGGACGGCAGCGACCTCATCGGCACGGATGCGGCCTGCGTGCTGGCCGCCGACATCTTCTACGAGCGCGACCTCGCCGCCGCGGTCGGCGGCTGGCTCGGCGACCTGCATGGGCGAGGACGCACGGTCCTCATCGGCGATCCCGGCCGCAGCTACCTGCCCCGCGAGCGGCTCATGCCGCTCGTGACCTACGAGGTTCCCGTCACGCGGTCGCTGGAGGATGCCGAGATCAAGCGATCCTCGGTCTGGCGCTTCGCCTGA
- a CDS encoding glycosyltransferase family 4 protein: MTTSTASYAGKSLVFVVTEDWFFASHFLPMARAARQMGLSVAVVTRVRAHRAVIEAAGIRVVPLEAERSSLNPMTAGYAAGQLAGILKALKADIVHCVALRGILVGGTAAAMAGIPRRVFALTGLGLLGARADATGRLSRLALKGLIRGPLASRQTRFLFENADDARALGLDPSDTAVTLIGGAGVDPDAFAPRPLPPPSPLKVAIVARMLWSKGIDVAVEAVRRARAGGAAVELSLYGAPDPSNRRAIPEATLRDWSRDGVTWHGPTGDVAGVFAAHHVGALPSRGGEGLPRTLLEAGACGRAILTTDVPGCRDLVRDGVEGLLVPPGDAAALAAALTRLAADPALVARMGAAARSRIFEGGYTEAAVAGTVAGLYAELLR, encoded by the coding sequence ATGACCACCTCAACAGCCTCTTACGCCGGCAAAAGCCTCGTCTTCGTCGTCACCGAGGACTGGTTCTTCGCCTCGCACTTCCTGCCGATGGCCCGCGCTGCCCGGCAGATGGGACTCTCGGTCGCGGTGGTGACGCGGGTGCGCGCGCACCGCGCCGTGATCGAGGCCGCCGGCATCCGCGTCGTTCCGCTCGAAGCGGAGCGCTCCAGCCTCAACCCGATGACGGCGGGCTACGCCGCGGGCCAACTCGCGGGCATCCTGAAGGCACTCAAGGCCGATATCGTCCACTGCGTCGCGCTGCGCGGCATCCTCGTCGGCGGCACCGCCGCGGCGATGGCCGGCATCCCGCGCCGTGTCTTCGCGCTGACCGGACTCGGCCTGCTCGGCGCCCGCGCGGACGCGACCGGGCGGCTGTCGCGGCTTGCCCTGAAAGGGCTGATCCGCGGCCCGCTGGCGAGCCGGCAGACCCGCTTCCTGTTCGAGAACGCGGACGACGCCCGCGCGCTCGGCCTCGACCCGTCCGACACCGCCGTGACACTGATCGGCGGTGCGGGCGTCGATCCAGACGCCTTCGCGCCGCGCCCGCTCCCGCCGCCTTCGCCGCTGAAGGTCGCCATCGTCGCGCGGATGCTGTGGTCGAAGGGGATCGATGTCGCGGTCGAGGCGGTGCGCCGAGCCCGCGCCGGGGGTGCGGCGGTGGAACTCTCGCTCTACGGCGCACCCGACCCGTCGAACCGCCGGGCGATCCCCGAGGCCACCTTGCGGGACTGGTCGCGCGACGGCGTGACGTGGCACGGACCGACCGGGGACGTGGCCGGCGTGTTCGCCGCCCACCATGTCGGCGCCCTGCCCTCCCGCGGCGGCGAGGGGTTGCCGCGCACGCTGCTGGAAGCGGGTGCGTGCGGCCGGGCCATCCTCACCACCGATGTGCCGGGCTGCCGCGACCTCGTGCGCGACGGTGTCGAGGGCCTGCTCGTTCCGCCGGGCGACGCCGCCGCGCTCGCCGCGGCACTGACCCGGCTCGCCGCCGACCCTGCGCTCGTCGCGCGGATGGGTGCGGCGGCGCGGTCGCGCATCTTTGAGGGCGGCTACACGGAAGCCGCCGTCGCCGGGACGGTGGCCGGGCTCTACGCGGAGCTGCTGCGATAG